AAGGCCGACGAAAGCAGCGCCCACTGCGTAACCGAAAGCGTTTTTACGCGCGCCGGAGACCATTCGCAAAGGTACTGAGGAGAAGACAGCACGTGCCGTTCCGACGAACACGGCGCGTCGAGCAGAATGCGGTCGTAGCATTCCGTCCGGGACAGACACAGGCGGGCTCCGTCGCCGCAGGTTACCCGAACTCTGGCGCGGACGGACGGCGGCAGATGCTCGTCCGCAACACGGGAGAGACGCATCATGCGTTCGTGCGAACGTTCGTTTGAAACGAGCTCGGCGGTTCCGTCCATAAGGGATGAAACGACGAGCGTTTTACCGCCGGGAGCCGCGCACATATCGAGGATACGTTCGGCGCCGCCGAGCGGCAGCGACAAAGCGGCTTTTATACTGCCCCGATCGAGGAAATATGCCAGATACGCATCGTCCGTCCGCCAGGCGGCGGCGCAGGCTTCCTGCAACAAAGCGGCTTTCAGCGGCTGCCAGCGCGCGCCGTACAATCGCGAATAATACGTATCGAACCCTTCCGCACCGCGCAGTTTTTCCGCAGCCTGCGCTTTCTTTTTACTCATCGGCGCCCCGCGCCTGCCGGCGGCGCTTCGGGGCCGGTTGTGCGCACGCCGGCTGGGTACACGCCGGCAGCGCTTCGGCCGACT
This sequence is a window from Treponema brennaborense DSM 12168. Protein-coding genes within it:
- a CDS encoding RNA methyltransferase, whose product is MSKKKAQAAEKLRGAEGFDTYYSRLYGARWQPLKAALLQEACAAAWRTDDAYLAYFLDRGSIKAALSLPLGGAERILDMCAAPGGKTLVVSSLMDGTAELVSNERSHERMMRLSRVADEHLPPSVRARVRVTCGDGARLCLSRTECYDRILLDAPCSSERHVLSSPQYLCEWSPARVKTLSVTQWALLSSAFRLLRPGGYLLYATCALSPAENDEVVARLEKKFSGVQFVRNLPPVPVSASSFFDGALPDGEPTAFGVHVLPDSCGGAGPLYFSLIRKGTPAAAGA